One Aspergillus oryzae RIB40 DNA, chromosome 2 genomic window carries:
- a CDS encoding Spo7-like protein (predicted protein), producing MASASLDHLVKGSPAPANHLSSSSTSSDTLNSAPRPYPQNSSDPSSPPRPLTPDPLSTLPSSPPQIYLNLLILESSLRAQYLALRERRRQNTFFLLLLAAWITYFAYALFLRPREDGRGVGGSVYWVVEMWEKVALLGGVVTALLVWGTGQWERGVRWPRRWLAVANRGLRTMNTKIVVIRGPWWQELLSYLSFLFPFSIPLFPSPVGEFHYIERSASEKRAGGRQHHQPYYNMDMESGLVEEDLSPGGDYIRLLLLPKSFSPEFRGNWDDYRTEFWEKENERRAQLRQKLRQKERQLAQQDGGWFWWFGIGWKASQRRRAAAATTTKSADEKAHHRHSHHSSISRLSHEPKSPARRSTRSESHSRTPSRSTTPVDTDDRPPSRSSASGRPRRGSLTPNSTASGSEQGHQHRKKKSKTLSRGVSPLTQAQISEGVRTSSFSSDDSGFLAESDKVKDEQTSV from the coding sequence ATGGCCTCCGCAAGCCTGGATCACCTGGTTAAAGGGTCACCGGCTCCTGCAAATCATCTTTCGTcctcatcaacatcgtccGACACATTGAATTCTGCTCCACGGCCGTACCCTCAGAACTCTTCCGATCCGTCTTCCCCGCCACGCCCATTAACACCGGACCCGCTGTCCACGTTGccatcctctccacctcAGATCTACCTGAACCTGCTTATCCTAGAAAGCTCCCTTCGGGCTCAATACCTTGCGCTGCGAGAACGCCGGCGGCAGAACACGTTCTTTCTTCTACTGCTTGCTGCCTGGATCACCTACTTTGCCTACGCGCTGTTCCTCCGTCCTCGCGAAGATGGCCGCGGGGTAGGCGGCTCCGTGTACtgggtggtggagatgtggGAGAAGGTTGCACTGCTTGGAGGAGTAGTCACCGCACTATTGGTCTGGGGCACGGGGCAATGGGAGCGTGGAGTACGTTGGCCGCGGCGCTGGCTCGCCGTCGCCAACCGCGGCCTTCGCACGATGAACACCAAGATCGTTGTGATCCGCGGTCCCTGGTGGCAGGAGCTGTTGTCCTACCtatccttcctcttccccttttcAATTCCactcttcccttctccggTCGGAGAATTCCACTACATCGAACGTTCTGCGTCAGAGAAACGCGCTGGTGGTCGGCAGCACCACCAGCCGTACTAcaacatggacatggagTCGGgcctggtggaggaagacctCAGTCCGGGAGGCGATTATATCCGACtactcctcctccccaaGTCATTCTCTCCAGAGTTCCGCGGGAACTGGGACGACTACCGCACCGAGTTctgggaaaaggagaacgaACGGCGTGCTCAACTGCGTCAGAAATTGCGCCAGAAGGAGCGCCAACTAGCTCAGCAGGACGGTGGCTGGTTCTGGTGGTTTGGCATTGGATGGAAGGCGTCGCAGCGTCGGCGAGCCGCCGCAGCGACAACCACCAAGTCCGCCGACGAAAAAGCCCACCATCGCCATTCCCATCACTCCAGCATCTCTAGGCTCAGCCATGAGCCGAAATCGCCCGCCCGGCGTAGCACGCGCTCGGAATCGCACTCACGGACGCCGTCCCGAAGTACCACCCCCGTAGATACCGATGACCGTCCTCCGTCGAGGTCATCTGCGAGTGGCCGTCCCCGTCGGGGAAGCCTAACCCCTAATTCCACGGCATCAGGCTCCGAGCAAGGACATCAACATCGcaagaagaagtccaagacTCTTTCACGGGGAGTGTCACCCCTCACACAAGCACAGATCAGTGAGGGTGTGCGTAcatcgtctttctcttccgACGACTCCGGTTTCTTAGCAGAGTCCGATAAAGTCAAAGATGAGCAAACTAGCGTATAA
- a CDS encoding putative alpha/beta hydrolase (predicted hydrolase/acyltransferase (alpha/beta hydrolase superfamily)), producing MASQSLESSKDDIASHQGGTPHAARGASATPPPSAWFPLGYREGFSQWWSSLPAAAAEHKVLSYLPYLQHEPPTHLQTGKTSNLPSGEPGSLQSADHSQEGEVAANSLNDPYGPRRWRSSMVELSGKNRALNEFSVERIGEEANQHLVMVHGYGAGLGFFYKNFEPLSRLKGWQLHALDLLGMGRSTRPPFRIKAKDREDAIREAEAWFVDALEEWRVKRKIDRFTLLGHSLGGYMAVAYALKYPGRLNKLILASPVGIPEDPYAMSADMPSETTMAKEFSQDQRNIAESASSVPPETIQKGDNNILLKGPPTSTAAPDQPPRRMIPKWFAYLWEANISPFSLIRWAGPLGPRLVSGWTSRRFSHLPADEAKALHDYSYSIFSQRGSGEYALAYILAPGAFARSPLIRRIQGVGRQVLQTPSSSTQEPPQAIQSSSQNLSQSDSTMALGSSLSTPVKRENGLPIIFMYGDHDWMDVKGGMAAKAKLEEEKRRVLQNATPEERQADQGSAKVVVIKNSGHHVYLDGWEEFNSLVLSEMEDVGRKDTK from the exons atggcctCGCAATCCTTGGAATCGTCCAAGGACGATATAGCCTCCCACCAGGGCGGTACCCCTCATGCGGCTCGCGGAGCCAGCGCAACCCCGCCACCCTCAGCCTGGTTCCCACTAGGTTACAGAGAAGGCTTCAGTCAATGG TGGTCGAGTCTacctgctgctgcagccGAGCATAAGGTTCTGTCATACTTACCCTACCTTCAACACGAACCCCCTACGCATTTGCAAACCGGAAAAACGAGTAATCTCCCAAGTGGCGAACCAGGGAGCTTACAATCGGCTGATCATAGCCAGGAGGGTGAGGTGGCGGCCAATTCACTTAACGATCCCTATGGTCCTCGGAGGTGGCGCTCCAGCATGGTCGAGCTAAGCGGCAAAAATCGAGCTCTCAACGAATTTTCTGTGGAGCGAATTGGGGAGGAAGCAAACCAACACTTGGTTATGGTTCATGGATATGGGGCCGGGTTGGGCTTCTTCTACAAGAACTTTGAGCCTCTGAGCCGACTGAAAGGGTGGCAACTACATGCGCTAGACTTGCTAGGAATGGGTCGTAGCACACGGCCGCCGTTCCGTATCAAGGCGAAAGACCGTGAAGATGCTATCAGAGAGGCGGAGGCTTGGTTTGTGGACGCCCTAGAGGAATGGCGCGTCAAACGCAAAATCGACCGCTTTACCTTGCTCGGCCATAGTTTGGGAGGTTACATGGCGGTCGCCTATGCCCTCAAATATCCAGGTCGCTTGAACAAGCTCATCCTAGCATCACCGGTTGGGATTCCAGAAGACCCATATGCTATGTCAGCAGATATGCCGTCCGAGACCACGATGGCCAAGGAATTTTCCCAGGATCAACGCAACATCGCAGAGTCGGCTTCATCAGTACCACCGGAGACAATCCAGAAAGGTGACAACAATATCCTCCTAAAGGGCCCGCCGACAAGTACTGCTGCTCCCGATCAGCCTCCCCGACGAATGATTCCCAAGTGGTTTGCCTATCTGTGGGAGGCCAACATTTCTCCCTTCAGCTTGATTCGCTGGGCGGGTCCCCTAGGCCCGCGACTTGTATCGGGCTGGACATCCCGACGATTTTCGCATTTGCCTGCGGATGAGGCCAAGGCTCTCCATGATTACTCATATTCGATATTCAGTCAACGGGGCAGTGGAGAGTATGCTCTCGCATACATTCTCGCCCCTGGTGCCTTTGCACGCAGCCCTCTAATCCGGCGCATTCAAGGGGTGGGAAGACAGGTGCTTCAGACGCCCTCATCCTCTACGCAGGAACCTCCCCAAGCCATACAGTCATCTAGCCAGAATTTGTCCCAGTCCGACTCTACCATGGCTTTAGGCTCATCTTTGTCGACGCCCGTCAAGCGCGAAAATGGCCTCCCCATAATCTTCATGTATGGCGATCATGACTGGATGGATGTTAAAGGTGGAATGGCAGCAAAAGCTaagcttgaagaagagaagcgtcGGGTGCTTCAGAACGCAACACCGGAAGAGCGACAGGCGGACCAAGGCTCGGCCAAGGTTGTGGTCATTAAGAATTCGGGCCACCATGTCTATCTAGATGGATGGGAAGAGTTTAACAGCCTGGTTCTGTCCgagatggaagatgttggtCGCAAGGATACAAAATAA
- a CDS encoding TatD family hydrolase (tatD-related DNase) gives MTLNCPVMEHCGSRGMAHQETQDGTGFPWDIGVFDAHCHPTDTMSSIAEIPRMRATTLTVMATRGEDQELVHQTAATLTGGQLPSLPGQSIGRVLPCFGWHPWFSHQILDDMGKTETEVTSASDKKQAHYSNVLTPPPADTFISALPNPKPLSQLISETRERLLNHPAALVGEIGLDRAFRLPQAWTQHEKEGRDPQMTPGSREGRALSPHRVQLEHQKAVLEAQLRLAGELQRPVSVHSVQCHGAVFDLFKKLWTGHERKKPSRRERARRHSAADAHTQSDAEEEQQNLTMAKESPLPFPPRICMHSYSGPVEPLKQFLNPSNPSDVYFSFSAVINFNGPSPQKIVEVIKALPDDRILIESDLHTAGQQMDDLLEEVARQICELRGWGLRQGVQQLAENWKKFVFG, from the exons ATGACGCTCAACTGTCCCGTAATGGAACATTGCGGATCCCGAGG CATGGCACATCAGGAAACTCAAGATGGGACAGGTTTTCCCTGGGATATTGGGGTGTTCGATGCCCATTGTCATCCCACCGATACTATGTCATCCATTGCGGAGATTCCTAGAATGAGGGCAACCACGCTCACAGTCATGGCTACTCGGggagaagaccaagaactAGTACACCAGACTGCTGCAACTCTCACAGGTGGACAGTTACCATCCCTTCCGGGACAAAGTATTGGACGTGTGCTACCTTGCTTTGGCTGGCATCCTTGGTTTTCCCACCAGATTCTTGACGATATGGGGAAGACAGAAACCGAAGTCACATCGGCATCTGACAAGAAACAGGCGCACTATAGCAACGTCTTGactccaccaccagcggATACTTTTATATCAGCTCTACCTAACCCCAAACCACTTTCGCAGCTTATCTCAGAAACACGCGAGCGGTTGCTAAACCATCCCGCCGCTCTTGTGGGAGAGATTGGCCTTGACCGTGCTTTTAGACTTCCCCAAGCCTGGACGCagcatgagaaggagggtCGTGATCCACAGATGACCCCCGGGTCTCGCGAAGGTCGAGCCCTTTCTCCCCATAGAGTTCAGTTAGAACATCAAAAGGCAGTGCTAGAAGCTCAGTTGCGCCTGGCGGGAGAACTCCAGCGGCCCGTCTCTGTACACAGCGTTCAGTGCCACGGAGCAGTAtttgatcttttcaagaAGTTGTGGACAGGCCATGAGCGAAAGAAGCCGTCGAGACGGGAGAGGGCACGGCGTCACAGTGCTGCAGATGCCCACACGCAGAGTGATGCGGAGGAAGAGCAACAAAACTTGACCATGGCCAAAGAGTCACCGCTTCCTTTCCCGCCAAGAATCTGTATGCATTCGTATTCAGGTCCCGTTGAACCTCTAAAGCAATTCTTAAATCCGTCAAACCCTTCAGACGTGTATTTCTCATTCTCCGCTGTGATCAACTTCAACGGACCGTCGCCCCAAAAGATCGTCGAAGTCATCAAAGCCTTACCGGATGACAGGATCCTCATAGAAAGTGACTTGCACACCGCTGGGCAGCAGATGGATGACTTGTTGGAAGAAGTCGCTCGGCAGATCTGCGAGTTGCGTGGATGGGGTTTGCGCCAAGGTGTTCAACAGCTTGCCGAAAATTGGAAGAAATTCGTGTTCGGTTGA
- a CDS encoding uncharacterized protein (predicted protein), translating into MSSTAHNSQPSTGNGVTKRKSGSAACIHCHRRKVRCDARIVGLPCSNCRSAGKADCRIHEKKKRLAVRSILDPVPIRCRPPPDSDSTPKLLPSTPIQPNAFTTAFRGVQPDVTSPVAAGAQIIQSPHSSYTNGNHLSNNRGSQPITETQTFTRQPGADRSMELENNADLEKRLVKLIDEEESGSREIQRGVRAIYVGHELSNMSFLIRQQRDKDDDVYHFAGNEIPRRQLRTGHDQLLMDALTLPEPALADELVEAYFMHVNPGYPIIEEDLFMTQYRNRDPADPPPILLLQAILLVGAHVTRPKAERDALKEIFFRRVKWLFDSRIERNRDIMVQAALLMTWHSDSADDDVAANAHYWVGVAARIATGLGMHRNPVSSKFVPRDRRMWRRLWYILVQFDVMVSLSYGRPQAINLEDSDVSPLTPSDFEGCGSRVQAEYVIHFSELCTMIPYIVRERFGLRVSAERRKAALQEADEALANWSLKLPDSLRLRASDMDPWSAMLHLTYNNFLILLHRPHPRASAYSDDYGPHDAEICSAAAGVIASIFEELRLNDRLKFLWYSGVHTLFTAMIQVRVELRFSNPVLAINALRRFDSASYSLRELAEYWSHANTILRLFQDSKRLQEDLRMATSERPRRFSTHDQNKNTTNPSNPHPTPTPNLNSNTTIQSAQTEPRPPYEVPTPESPRMPPTTMSPHQNQPFDSWIPSSHLASVDPIDQPREFLDWRQLFSFTDPDQSVLPVPMEGLPELEDEWRQIYWQETPMSDLLQDGGWMHG; encoded by the exons ATGTCCTCCACCGCGCATAACAGCCAACCATCCACCGGCAATGGTGTGACTAAACGCAAGTCAG GCTCCGCAGCCTGTATTCACTGTCATCGGCGCAAAGTCCGATGCGATGCTCGCATTGTCGGCTTACCTTGCTCGAATTGTCGCTCTGCGGGAAAGGCCGATTGCCGCATccatgagaagaaaaaacgcCTGGCTGTGCGCTCCATTCTTGATCCAGTCCCCATTCGCTGTCGTCCGCCCCCTGACTCCGATTCTACTCCCAAGCTATTACCGTCCACACCTATCCAGCCGAATGCCTTCACAACTGCCTTTCGGGGCGTCCAACCCGACGTGACGAGTCCTGTCGCAGCCGGTGCCCAAATCATTCAATCACCACACTCCAGCTACACCAATGGTAACCATCTATCCAACAACCGTGGTTCCCAACCGATTACGGAAACCCAAACCTTCACTCGCCAACCGGGTGCCGACCGGTCCATGGAACTAGAAAACAACGCAGATTTGGAGAAGCGACTCGTGAAGctgattgatgaggaggagtCTGGCAGTCGAGAAATCCAAAGGGGTGTGAGGGCAATCTATGTTGGTCATGAACTTTCGAATATGTCATTCTTGATCCGGCAACAGCGAGATAAAGACGACGATGTGTATCACTTTGCGGGCAATGAAATTCCTCGACGGCAATTGAGAACAGGTCATGACCAGCTCCTTATGGATGCCCTCACACTGCCAGAACCAGCCCTTGCTGATGAGCTGGTAGAGGCGTACTTTATGCACGTAAACCCAGGGTATCCCATTATTGAGGAGGATCTGTTTATGACTCAATATCGTAATCGTGACCCCGCCGATCCGCCTCCAATATTACTTCTCCAAGCCATTTTGCTTGTCGGGGCCCATGTCACACGTCCAAAAGCAGAGCGAGATGCGCTGAAGGAAATCTTCTTCCGTCGTGTCAAATGGCTATTCGACAGTCGTATTGAACGCAATCGTGATATTATGGTTCAAGCTGCATTGCTCATGACATGGCACTCGGACAGTGCTGATGACGACGTAGCGGCTAATGCCCACTACTGGGTGGGAGTAGCTGCTAGAATCGCCACAGGCCTTGGTATGCACCGTAACCCGGTATCTAGCAAATTTGTACCTCGCGATCGCCggatgtggagaaggttATGGTACATTCTGGTCCAATTTGATGTGATGGTGTCATTGTCATATGGCCGACCACAAGCTAT CAACCTTGAGGACTCAGATGTCTCCCCTTTGACCCCTTCTGACTTTGAAGGGTGTGGTTCTCGAGTGCAAGCTGAGTATGTTATTCACTTCTCAGAACTGTGTACAATGATCCCGTATATCGTGCGAGAACGATTTGGGTTGAGAGTCAGCGCTGAGCGCCGCAAAGCCGCCTTGCAAGAAGCAGACGAAGCCCTAGCGAATTGGTCCCTCAAGCTGCCAGACAGTTTACGCTTACGAGCCTCCGATATGGATCCGTGGTCTGCCATGCTTCATCTGACATATAACAACTTCCtgattcttcttcatcggccaCATCCAAGAGCTTCCGCATATTCAGACGACTACGGTCCGCATGACGCAGAAATCTGCAGTGCAGCCGCTGGAGTCATCGCTTCCATATTCGAGGAACTCCGCCTCAACGACCGGCTGAAGTTTTTGTGGTACTCTGGAGTGCATACGCTCTTCACAGCAATGATTCAAGTTCGGGTGGAACTTCGATTCTCAAATCCTGTCCTCGCAATCAACGCCTTGCGCCGCTTCGACTCGGCCTCATATTCTCTCCGTGAACTTGCGGAGTATTGGTCTCACGCCAACACCATCTTAAGGTTATTTCAAGACTCTAAACGACTCCAGGAGGACTTGCGAATGGCTACCAGCGAAAGACCAAGACGATTCAGCACACATgatcaaaataaaaacacaACTAATCCCTCTAATCCTCATCCCACCCCCACCCCGAATCTCAATTCAAATACCACTATACAGAGCGCCCAGACCGAGCCGCGACCTCCATACGAAGTTCCTACCCCTGAATCTCCGCGTATGCCCCCAACCACCATGAGTCCACATCAGAACCAGCCATTCGACAGCTGGATCCCGTCTAGCCATCTGGCTTCTGTGGACCCAATAGACCAACCTAGAGAGTTCCTGGATTGGCGACAgctcttttcctttactGACCCGGATCAGTCCGTTCTTCCCGTTCCCATGGAAGGATTGCCAGAGTTAGAAGATGAATGGCGCCAAATATATTGGCAGGAAACTCCCATGTCtgatcttctccaggatGGAGGATGGATGCATGGATAA
- a CDS encoding nuclear transcription factor Y subunit beta (CCAAT-binding factor, subunit A (HAP3)) — protein MSSTSPSKEPEVEPEVQSGEEQEQMDKEQQDQAQNQGEFEVKEQDRWLPIANVARIMKLALPDNAKIAKEAKECMQECVSEFISFITSEASEKCQQEKRKTVNGEDILFAMTSLGFENYAEALKIYLSKYRETQSARGEHQNRPTSSGYASGGPVGGVSSAPGGRPATAGGFPDAADNTNSIMNPSLDPTEQDPSAYGYPPMVGQPHNGTAGDSY, from the exons ATGTCGTCGACCTCTCCTTCGAAAGAACCTGAAGTGGAACCTGAAGTTCAATCGGGTGAAGAGCAGGAACAAATGGACAAGGAACAACAAGACCAGGCACAGAACCAGGGAGAGTTTGAAGTGAAGGAGCAGGATAGGTGGTTACCCATTGCCAATG TTGCCCGCATCATGAAATTGGCCCTGCCGGACAATGCCAAGATTGCaaaagaagccaaggaaTGTATGCAAGAATGTGTGAGCGAGTTCATCTCATTCATTACCAGTGAAG CGTCCGAGAAGTGCCAACAGGAAAAGCGCAAAACCGTCAATGGAGAGGACATCCTGTTTGCCATGACCTCGCTGGGTTTTGAAAACTATGCGGAAGCCCTTAAAATCTATTTGTCGAAGTACCGTGAG ACCCAATCTGCGAGGGGTGAGCATCAGAACAGGCCAACCAGCAGCGGATACGCCTCTGGCGGACCGGTCGGAGGCGTAAGCTCTGCTCCAGGAGGACGTCCGGCAACCGCGGGAGGATTCCCCGATGCTGCTGATAAcaccaacagcatcatgaATCCAAGCTTAGATCCCACTGAACAAGATCCCTCTGCCTATGGGTACCCGCCCATGGTGGGCCAGCCGCACAATGGAACGGCTGGCGATTCCTATTAA
- a CDS encoding putative mRNA splicing factor RNA helicase (Prp16) (mRNA splicing factor ATP-dependent RNA helicase), which translates to MRNDRRNISIYTIPVLRSKPPLMALPNQGHRLVRRSRKTNECYNRPGLRAGNRRPFAKFSTPFGAPQFGKYCYNSTSSYIFTMASNDMPPAKRLKSSNLPPPLRDAKRKDIDNWETNRMLTSGVAQRRDFDGDFMPEDDEGTRVHLLVHDLRPPFLDGRTIFTKQLEPISAVRDPQSDMAVFSRKGSKVVRERRQQRERQKQAQEATTMAGTALGNLMGVKEDEGDSAVALPVEETYKHGNKFAKHLKKDEGGQSSFSKSKTLREQREYLPAFAVREDLLRVIRDNQVIVVVGETGSGKTTQLTQFLHEDGYSKFGMIGCTQPRRVAAMSVAKRVSEEMEVDLGDLVGYAIRFEDCTTDQTVIKYMTDGVLLRESLAQPDLDKYSCIIMDEAHERALNTDVLMGLLKKVLARRRDLKLIVTSATMNAERFSRFFGGAPEFIIPGRTFPVDVHFSRTPCEDYVDSAVKQVLAIHVSQGPGDILVFMTGQEDIEATCELVDERLKLLNDPPKLSILPIYSQMPAEQQAKIFEKAAPGVRKVIVATNIAETSLTVDGIMYVVDAGFSKLKVYNPRMGMDTLQITPISQANANQRSGRAGRTGPGKAYRLYTEVAYKNELYIQTIPEIQRTSLSNTVLLLKSLGVKDLLDFDFMDPPPQETISTSLFELWSLGALDNLGDLTPLGRQMTPFPMDPPLAKLLITAAENYECSEEMLTIVSMLSVPSVFYRPKERMEESDAAREKFFVPESDHLTLLHVYTQWRTNGYSDGWCIKHFLHSKALRRAKEVREQLHDIMTVQKMPLVSCGTDWDVIRKCICSGFYHQAAKVKGIGEFINLRTSVTMQLHPTSALYGLGYVPEYVVYHELILTSKEYMSTVTAVDPHWLAELGGVFYSVKEKGYSQRERRVTELEFNRRMEIETQIAADRERAAAEKQREIERNDPSRRKKEVEVGGSAVRRPVITGKKVGGVTASSTSRNGSGGGGSVVKKPQVKRRPGRAF; encoded by the exons ATGAGGAACGATAGAAGGAATATCTCAATCTACACTATTCCTGTACTTCGAAGCAAGCCACCTCTCATGGCACTTCCGAACCAAGGGCATCGTCT GGTTCGGCGTAGCAGGAAAACCAACGAATGCTACAACAGGCCTG GGCTTCGGGCAGGCAACCGGCGGCCCTTTGCGAAATTTTCGACACCTTTCGGGGCCCCTCAATTCGGTAAATATTGTTATAACTCGACATCGAGTTACATCTTCACAATGGCAAGCAACGACATGCCCCCAGCCAAACGGCTGAAAAGCTCCAACCTACCGCCACCGCTTCGCGACGCGAAGCGCAAAGACATCGACAACTGGGAAACGAACCGAATGCTCACATCTGGAGTCGCCCAACGACGAGACTTCGATGGGGATTTCATGcccgaagatgatgagggtaCTCGTGTACACTTGCTCGTCCATGACCTCCGCCCGCCTTTCCTCGATGGCCGCACGATCTTTACCAAGCAGCTGGAGCCCATTTCAGCCGTACGTGATCCGCAGAGTGATATGGCTGTATTCAGTCGGAAAGGAAGCAAGGTCGTGCGGGAGCGTCGTCAACAGAGAGAGCGACAGAAACAAGCGCAAGAGGCGACGACAATGGCGGGAACGGCACTTGGGAATCTGATGGGggtcaaggaagacgaagGTGACAGTGCTGTCGCGCTACCTGTGGAGGAAACATACAAACATGGTAATAAGTTTGCAAAGCAtttgaagaaagatgaggGTGGTCAGAGTTCATTTAGCAAGAGCAAGACGCTTCGCGAACAGAGAGAATACTTGCCGGCTTTCGCCGTGAGAGAAGACTTATTACGAGTCATACGGGATAACCAGGTGattgtggttgttggtgaGACAGGTTCGGGAAAAACAACCCAATTGACGCAGTTCCTACACGAAGACGGCTATTCGAAGTTCGGCATGATCGGTTGCACACAGCCTCGTCGAGTGGCGGCCATGAGTGTCGCAAAGCGTGTTAGTGAGGAAATGGAGGTCGATTTGGGTGACCTGGTCGGTTATGCTATTCGATTTGAAGACTGTACGACCGATCAGACGGTCATCAAGTATATGACCGATGGTGTTCTACTACGAGAGTCGCTAGCCCAACCTGACCTCGACAAATATTCATGcatcatcatggatgagGCACACGAAAGAGCTCTGAATACCGACGTGCTGATGGGGCTTCTGAAAAAGGTATTAGCTCGGAGAAGGGACCTGAAGTTGATCGTCACCTCAGCCACGATGAATGCAGAACGCTTTTCAAGATTCTTTGGTGGTGCCCCAGAGTTTATTATCCCTGGAAGGACATTCCCGGTAGATGTCCACTTCTCCCGTACACCCTGTGAGGATTACGTCGATAGTGCGGTCAAGCAGGTCTTGGCCATCCACGTTTCTCAAGGTCCCGGCGATATCCTTGTCTTCATGACGGGCCAAGAGGATATCGAGGCGACTTGCGAGTTAGTCGATGAGCGGTTGAAGTTGTTGAATGACCCACCGAAGCTTAGCATATTACCCATTTACAGTCAAATGCCGGCAGAACAACAGGCGAAGATTTTCGAAAAAGCGGCCCCAGGCGTACGGAAGGTGATCGTTGCCACGAACATTGCTGAAACCAGCTTGACGGTGGACGGTATCATGTATGTCGTTGACGCCGGTTTCTCGAAGCTGAAAGTCTACAATCCCCGAATGGGTATGGATACACTGCAGATCACGCCGATCTCACAGGCCAATGCCAACCAGCGTTCCGGGCGTGCGGGACGGACAGGGCCTGGCAAAGCTTACCGTCTCTACACCGAGGTGGCATACAAGAATGAGTTGTATATACAGACTATACCTGAAATCCAGCGTACCAGCTTGTCCAACacggttcttcttctcaagtcTCTTGGGGTCAAGGACCTTTTAGACTTCGACTTCATGGATCCGCCGCCACAGGAAACCATCTCAACGTCACTCTTCGAGCTCTGGTCTTTGGGTGCGCTGGATAACCTCGGTGATCTCACGCCGTTGGGACGTCAGATGACACCATTCCCCATGGACCCACCGCTCGCCAAGCTTCTCATAACGGCCGCCGAGAACTACGAGTGCAGTGAGGAAATGCTGACCATTGTATCTATGTTGTCTGTGCCGAGTGTCTTCTACCGTCCCAAAGAGCGCATGGAAGAGTCGGATGCAGCCCGTGAGAAATTCTTCGTCCCCGAATCAGACCACTTGACGCTGCTCCATGTTTATACCCAATGGAGAACCAATGGCTATTCAGATGGCTGGTGTATCAAACATTTTCTTCACTCGAAGGCCCTGCGGCGAGCCAAGGAAGTCCGCGAACAACTTCATGACATCATGACCGTGCAGAAGATGCCGCTCGTCAGCTGCGGAACAGACTGGGATGTGATCCGTAAATGCATTTGCTCTGGATTCTACCATCAAGCTGCGAAGGTGAAGGGTATCGGCGAGTTCATCAATCTGCGGACCAGTGTGACCATGCAGTTGCATCCAACCAGCGCGCTGTACGGTCTGGGATATGTGCCCGAGTATGTGGTCTACCATGAATTGATTTTAACCAGCAAGGAGTACATGTCCACTGTCACTGCCGTGGATCCTCAC TGGCTCGCTGAACTCGGAGGCGTCTTCTACtctgtcaaagaaaaaggatacTCGCAGCGGGAACGCCGCGTAACAGAACTTGAATTCAATCGCCGCATGGAGATCGAGACTCAGATCGCCGCAGACCGTGAACGGGCTGCAGCAGAGAAGCAGAGAGAAATCGAGCGGAACGACCCATCAAGacggaagaaagaagtcgaggTGGGGGGTTCTGCCGTGCGACGTCCAGTCATCACCGGCAAAAAGGTTGGCGGTGTCACAGCATCGTCCACATCGCGGAATGgctctggtggtggtggcagcGTGGTCAAGAAACCACAGGTGAAGAGACGACCCGGACGAGCATTTTAG